The nucleotide sequence TCGGCATAGCTCTTGGCTAAGCTATGATAAGCACACGCCAAAATCTCGCATTCGGTTTCCGGCTTTTCCTGATTTGTGCGCTCACAGTAATCCTGCAAAGCCTGAATCATGCTTTTAGGCGCTAAAAAGGAAGTGTCATTAACATCAACAAGCGAGGGAAAATAACTGCCCAGCTTGGCCAACGTACACAGCTCGTCAAACGAATAGGAATGCTTAAACTCCTGGCGGATGGACTGTATCAGCCAAAGTCCCATAATATTCTTCAGGTAACGGTAACGATAATGGTAGCCGCCCTCATTCGTAAAATTTCGGACTCTGCTTTCCTCCGTACAATCTGCTATTTTACGTTCAATTCCCATTAACGACCAGGTGCCCGAACTCAGGTAGATATAGTCGTCGTCATTGGCCGGTACAGCCAAAATAGCCGAACCGGTGTCATGGGTCGCCGGCAGAACCACTTCCGTATTAAAACCCACCAGCTTCTGTATTTCTTCCGTTAAACACCCCACTACCGTTTTAGGTACATGTATGGTACTGAATAAATGTTTAGGCAGCCCCAGCTTCTCCAGCAGCTCCCAGTCCCAGTCCTGCGTATCCGGATTCTGCAGTTTAACCGCAAACAATTGATAGATTGTATTAAACGGCAATTTTTGAATTCCGTTTCGGTAGTATAGATCAGGCTCACTGATGACTTCATACACCTTTTTGTCGATATCTTTAGTCCGGTTATCACGATAGGCTACAGCCTCACCTACCATTTCCTGAGTTTCATCAAGTAAGACAAAATCCACTCCCCAGGTATCGACGCCAATACTTTTGGGAATGCAATTGTAACGTTTGCAGCGGGCAATTCCCTCTACCACCTCGTGAAACAGACGCTTCATATCCCAGCAAAGATGAGCGTCCCGTTCAATAAGTTTATTCTCAAAACGATAGACCTCTTCAAGGCAAAGCTTTTGATTTTCCATCCAGCCTACTACATGGCGCCCACTGGATGCACCGATATCAATGGCTAAATAGTAGTTTCTCATTTTTCTCCTCCATTGCATTAAAATCCCCAATCAAACCAATTATCCGAATCTTTCAAATCATCTTTCTGTTTCGTATATTACCACAAAAACAAATCAAAAACAATATATATTTTCTTTATTTATTTTTGTTTATGTTGTATTTTCTTTTTATAAATTCATTTTATTGTCGTTTTTTATTCCCTTTTTGCCTATCATGTTGTTTTTCCGGGCAAGAAATTGTATACTAAAATTAGATAATTATATCAAACAAGAACTGCCTTTACCTTCACCAAAAAGTATAAGTAATCGAGGTGATTTTTATTTTAGGTCTAGAAAGACGCCAAAAAATCATGGAATGTTTAAAGCAAAACAACAAGGTTTACGTAAACGAGCTAAGCAAGTTGTTCCAGGTAACCGAAGAAACCATCCGGCGGGATTTAGAGAAGCTTGAAAATGAAGGATTATTATATAGAAGTCACGGCGGGGCCGTATTAAAAGATCCGATCATTGAAGATTTATCTTTTTCCAAACGGTCGGTAGAAAACTCCCCGGCCAAACAAATTATTGCCGATAAAGCTAAGCTGTTAATCAACGACGGTGACACGATTATGGTGGATTCCAGCACAACGGCTCAGGCATTGATTCATCTTTTAGTAAACAAAAAAAACATTACGATTATCACCAATTCCATTAAGCTTTTAAACGATTTTGCCGATACTGATTTCACGATGATTTCCACTGGCGGCGATTTACGTTCCCACTCCTTCGCTCAGGTCGGAACGGCGGCTTGCAAAGCGCTCAGTCGTTACTATGTTGATTTTGCCATCATTAGCTGTAAGGGAATCGACCGGGAAAAGGGAATTATGGAATCCAATGAAGCCGAAAGTGATATTAAACAACAAATGGTTCGGCAGGTCAGGTCAACGCTTCTTTTGGTAGACCACTCCAAGTTCGATAAGATTTCATTTATAAAAACACTTGATTTTACCGATGTTGATTATATCGTTACCGATCAAAAACCAGATATAGGCTGGATAAACTTCTTAAAAAAACATAATATCAAACTAATCTACTAACACTTACCAGCTAAAATCTTAGTAATGGCTCGCTTTTATCCCCCAAATACGGCCAGCGAAGAGAACGCCATAAGGAAGCAACAACCCCAAGTCGCAAACGAAAAATGGCTGAGTGTTTTTTCATCACTAAAAAGAAAAGGCACAAGAAATATCATATTGAGAAAATGACGTGCGCAACTCAAGTTATCAAGATATAAAGTAAAACACAAAAAAGCCTTCTAGCAATTGCTAGAAGGCTTAGCCTTTTCTTTGGCGCTCCCGGGCCCGATTATACATTCTGGGGAATCAATAAGCCCTAGTAGAATCAACACTCTGTTGGTTTTAAATTATTTTGAGCATGTAGATTTTATGCTCTTTACTACGCATTGCCTGCCTAATTCGTAGTACAACTGTAAATAAAATTATATTCTGTGAGATAGAAAAAACACTGTTGGGTTGAAAACTCTCCGCACGAACGTATGAATAAGATTATTAGCTAGACCTACACTTTTGATAATAAGGGGAATAATCACATAAATTCCCTAAAATTATTTTTTAAAATAAATAGACAATCTATATTCGATATGCTATAATAATATTCGTCTTTAAATGAATGTTTTATGCGCCCGTAGCTCAGGGGATAGAGCACCGGTCTCCGGAACCGGGTGCGCAGGTTCGATTCCTGCCGGGCGCACCATAAGAAATTTAAAACCTCTAGCAATTTTGCTAGAGGTTTTTTACTGGAAACTATTTATTTTAAAACTTAAAAAAAGGGCGAGAGTGAGTTGCTACCAGCAAATGATCACTCTCGCCTTTTTTACATCCCTGTTTAAAACTTGAAAAATACCTTTATATCGAACACTTCACTGAGAGCAAACAACCTTCCTCTAAATTCGTTTCCAAACAATACACTAATCTGATTCCGTTCGATTATAACCGGCCCTGCCCCCTGTTTCCTATCGACTGATTTCGTCTAATGTCTTGCCTTTCGTTTCCTCACCGGCAAGCCATACCGTTACCGCTACCAGCAGCATGACCGCGGTAAACATGGTAAAGATCATTTGAAAACCGCCTTGTCCCTGCAGCATGAAGCCCACAATGGTAGGCGCCAAAATCCCGCCAATCCGCCCGACGGCTGCGGCCCAGCCGGAACCGAAAGCCCTTATCCGGGTAGGATAGAGTTCGGGAGTATAGGTATAAACAACACCCCAGGCTCCCAAATTGAAAAATGACATCAAACTGCCCCACAAGAGTACTACGCCCGGCGTACCGCCTTGTCCGAAGAAAAAAGCAGCCACAGCACTAAGCGCCAGAAAACCGCCCAGTGTCGCCTTCCGTCCGATCCGGTCCACCAGATAGGCTGCGGCAAAATAGCCGGGCAACTGAGCAAGTGTCATAATCAACACATACTCAAAAGTTTTAAGCACTGTATAACCCTGTCCCACCATCAACGAAGGCAGCCAGGTAAAAATACCGTAATAAGAATATACAATGCCAAACCAGATGATCCACAAAACCAGCGTCCGTTTAAAAAATTCGGGCGCCCATATATCCGAAAAGGCATTGCGTTTGACCGGCTCCGACGGTGGAGCTATCATATCGTTTACCGGCGTCAAACCGGCCCGGCGCTCAATATCACAGACAATATTATGGGCTTCTTTGATCTGACCTTTGTCCAGCAAATACCGGACCGACTCGGGCACCCAATTCCACAGATAAAATACATACAGTGCTGGCACCGCACCGATAAAGAACGCCATTTGCCAGCCATAATGCGGGATAAGTAAATAAGCGATCAAGGCCGCCGCCAACCAGCCTACTCCCCAGAAGCTTTCTAAGAGAACGATAAACCGCCCCCGTTTATCCGGTGGCGCATATTCACTAACCAATGTCACCGCTACCGGCAGTTGCCCTCCCAGACCGAAACCAACCAGAAATCGCAGTACGACCAGGGAGGAAAAGTTCCAGGCAATCCCGCACAGCCCTGTCGCGATACTGTAAAGAATTAACGTAGAGGCAAACATTTTTTTCCGGCCGATCCGGTCGGCAGCCGAACCGGATAAAACAGCCCCCAGAGCCATGCCTACCAGCCCGGCACTACCAATATAGCCTACCTGCGCGGCGGTAAGACTCCAGGCCTTCGCCAAAGAAGGCAGCACGAAGGCAATAATCCCCGTGTCCATCGCATCAAACATCCAGCCCAAGCCGGTAATCACAAGCAGCCGATAGTGAAAACTGCCGGCAGGAATTCGCTCCAAACGACCAATAATATCCATAATACCCTTCACCACTCCAAACTTTACATCTGTCTTGTCACATGTTCATTATAAAGAGTAATC is from Propionispora vibrioides and encodes:
- a CDS encoding MFS transporter: MDIIGRLERIPAGSFHYRLLVITGLGWMFDAMDTGIIAFVLPSLAKAWSLTAAQVGYIGSAGLVGMALGAVLSGSAADRIGRKKMFASTLILYSIATGLCGIAWNFSSLVVLRFLVGFGLGGQLPVAVTLVSEYAPPDKRGRFIVLLESFWGVGWLAAALIAYLLIPHYGWQMAFFIGAVPALYVFYLWNWVPESVRYLLDKGQIKEAHNIVCDIERRAGLTPVNDMIAPPSEPVKRNAFSDIWAPEFFKRTLVLWIIWFGIVYSYYGIFTWLPSLMVGQGYTVLKTFEYVLIMTLAQLPGYFAAAYLVDRIGRKATLGGFLALSAVAAFFFGQGGTPGVVLLWGSLMSFFNLGAWGVVYTYTPELYPTRIRAFGSGWAAAVGRIGGILAPTIVGFMLQGQGGFQMIFTMFTAVMLLVAVTVWLAGEETKGKTLDEISR
- a CDS encoding DeoR/GlpR family DNA-binding transcription regulator → MLGLERRQKIMECLKQNNKVYVNELSKLFQVTEETIRRDLEKLENEGLLYRSHGGAVLKDPIIEDLSFSKRSVENSPAKQIIADKAKLLINDGDTIMVDSSTTAQALIHLLVNKKNITIITNSIKLLNDFADTDFTMISTGGDLRSHSFAQVGTAACKALSRYYVDFAIISCKGIDREKGIMESNEAESDIKQQMVRQVRSTLLLVDHSKFDKISFIKTLDFTDVDYIVTDQKPDIGWINFLKKHNIKLIY
- a CDS encoding rhamnulokinase; the protein is MRNYYLAIDIGASSGRHVVGWMENQKLCLEEVYRFENKLIERDAHLCWDMKRLFHEVVEGIARCKRYNCIPKSIGVDTWGVDFVLLDETQEMVGEAVAYRDNRTKDIDKKVYEVISEPDLYYRNGIQKLPFNTIYQLFAVKLQNPDTQDWDWELLEKLGLPKHLFSTIHVPKTVVGCLTEEIQKLVGFNTEVVLPATHDTGSAILAVPANDDDYIYLSSGTWSLMGIERKIADCTEESRVRNFTNEGGYHYRYRYLKNIMGLWLIQSIRQEFKHSYSFDELCTLAKLGSYFPSLVDVNDTSFLAPKSMIQALQDYCERTNQEKPETECEILACAYHSLAKSYADTVLEIEAITAKKYSRIHIVGGGSKDGYLNKLTADYTGKEVYAGPVEATALGNILVQMLKAKDLAELKEAREIIKRSFDIKKVGSEG